One window of Burkholderia vietnamiensis LMG 10929 genomic DNA carries:
- a CDS encoding bifunctional riboflavin kinase/FAD synthetase: protein MKVFRGLPNAESRAPCALTIGNFDGVHRGHQALLARVRAAADARGLPVCVMTFEPHPREFFNPAGAPPRIAMLRDKLEALREHGVDRVVVEHFNHTFASQSPQAFVERTLVGGLHTRWMMVGDDFCYGAKRAGTFDTLKAAGELHGFEVEQMDTVAGSDGTRISSSGVRAALAAGDLDAAAQALGHGYAISGHVAHGLKLGRDLGFPTLNLPIAHKRPALAGIFVVQVHGLGPAPLPGVASLGVRPTVDDSGRVLLEVHLLDWHGDAYGKLIRVEFLKKLRDEAKYDDLEALSRAIALDVANARAYFVERARAPGSRATGFSTSATDRIS from the coding sequence GTGAAAGTCTTCCGCGGCCTGCCCAACGCCGAGAGCCGCGCGCCCTGCGCGCTGACGATCGGCAACTTCGACGGTGTCCATCGCGGCCACCAGGCCTTGCTCGCGCGCGTGCGCGCGGCAGCGGACGCGCGTGGGCTGCCCGTGTGCGTGATGACCTTCGAGCCGCATCCGCGCGAGTTCTTCAACCCGGCCGGCGCGCCGCCGCGCATCGCGATGCTGCGCGACAAGCTCGAGGCGCTGCGCGAGCACGGCGTCGATCGCGTCGTCGTCGAGCACTTCAACCACACGTTCGCGAGCCAGTCGCCGCAGGCGTTCGTCGAACGCACGCTGGTCGGCGGCCTGCACACGCGCTGGATGATGGTCGGCGACGATTTCTGCTACGGCGCGAAGCGCGCGGGCACCTTCGACACGCTGAAGGCCGCCGGCGAGCTGCACGGCTTCGAGGTCGAGCAGATGGACACGGTGGCCGGCAGCGACGGCACGCGCATTTCGAGCTCCGGCGTGCGCGCGGCGCTCGCCGCCGGCGATCTCGACGCGGCCGCGCAGGCGCTCGGCCACGGCTACGCCATCAGCGGCCACGTCGCGCACGGGCTGAAGCTCGGCCGCGACCTCGGCTTCCCGACGCTGAACCTGCCGATCGCGCACAAGCGGCCGGCGCTCGCCGGCATCTTCGTCGTGCAGGTGCACGGCCTCGGGCCGGCGCCGCTGCCGGGCGTCGCGAGCCTCGGCGTGCGCCCGACCGTCGACGATTCCGGCCGCGTGCTGCTCGAAGTCCACCTGCTCGACTGGCATGGCGACGCGTACGGCAAGCTGATCCGCGTCGAATTCCTGAAGAAGCTGCGCGACGAGGCCAAATACGACGATCTCGAGGCGCTGTCGCGCGCGATCGCGCTCGACGTCGCGAACGCGCGCGCGTATTTCGTGGAGCGCGCACGCGCACCGGGCAGCCGCGCGACCGGCTTCTCGACGTCGGCGACCGACCGAATTAGCTGA